A window of the Polypterus senegalus isolate Bchr_013 chromosome 4, ASM1683550v1, whole genome shotgun sequence genome harbors these coding sequences:
- the LOC120528399 gene encoding zinc finger protein 665-like: MASANEDGVDERTVDIKEEDCERLTPEDVCVKLEDHEERISVFKEEEECKGVTVAIKVEDLNGFSIGLELQKHETEDIFKQDACEESPSSLQPWSTNTGRLTAQENSEELKSELSEYEEKVTEGNGRKGEESLGSVGINLLKNSSFSPPSFGQPSPQYKEKGTKKSARGCENLKAPFLQCSPLTASGVTPTEAIKTDQEQVEKEIQIHTGKKCLECGKQFTQKSSLNEHMKIHTGKKAYCCHECGKLFTRRSHLQSHRRIHTGEKTHICPECGKSFLRISNLQTHRRIHTGEKTHCCPECGKSFSRRGHLHTHRRIHTRENPHCCSDCGMSFSRRSHLQRHRKSHTGDKPYCCPECGKQYSDKLSFQRHTKVDTGEKTYCCSQCGKRFFNSRCFRVHTQTHTEEKMQ; encoded by the exons ATGGCCTCTGCCAACGAAGATGGTGTGGATGAAAGAacggtggacattaaagaagaggactgtgagcggctcacaccagaggatgtgtgtgtgaagctggaggatcatgaagaaagaatttcagtttttaaagaggaggaggagtgcaaggGGGTGACTGTTGCCATTAAAGTTGAGGATCTGAATGGTTTCTCAATTGgtcttgaacttcaaaagcatgaaactgaggatattttcaagcaagatgcctgtgaagaatctccatccagtttacagcCCTGGTCCACTAATACGGGACGACTGACTGCACAGGAGAATTCTGAAGAGCTGAAGTCAGAGTTATCAGAGTATGAAGAGAAAGTGACCGAAGGAAATGGGAGAAAAGGAGAAGAGTCACTtgggagtgttggaataa atttacTGAAGAATAGCAGCTTCTCTCCACCTTCATTTGGTCAGCCCTCTCCTCAATACAAAGAGAAAGGTACGAAGAAATCAGCAAGAGGATGCGAGAACTTGAAGGCACCTTTTTTGCAATGCAGTCCTCTCACTGCCTCTGGAGTAACACCGACAGAAGCCATCAAAACTGATCAAGagcaagtggagaaagaaatccaaattcatactggaaaaaaatgtttggaatgtggaaaacaattcacACAGAAAAGTAGTCTTAATGAGCATATGAAGATTCACACAGGAAAAAAAGCATATTGTTGTCATGAATGTGGTAAGCTGTTCACTAGGAGAAGCCATCTTCAGAGTCatagaagaatccacacaggagaaaaaactCATatctgtccagaatgtggtaagtcattcTTACGTATAAGCAATCTTCAGacacacagaagaatccacacaggagaaaaaactcattgctgtccagaatgtggtaagtcgttctcaaGGAGAGGCCATCTTCACacgcacagaagaatccacacaagAGAAAATCCTCATTGCTGTTCAGATTGTGGTATGTCGTTCTCCCGTAGAAgccatcttcagaggcacagaaaaAGCCACACAGGAGATaaaccttattgttgtccagaatgcGGCAAACAATATTCTGACAAACTCAGTTTTCAAAGGCACACAAAAGTTGATACTGGAGAGAAGACATATTGCTGTTCTCAATGTGGAAAAAGGTTTTTCAACAGTAGGTGTTTTCGagtacacacacaaactcacactgAAGAGAAAATGCAATag